From the Gemmatimonadota bacterium genome, the window CTTCTGGCCACCGCCGGAAGCGTGTGCCCCTTTCTCGGCCTGTTCGGTACGGTGTGGGGCGTCATGACCGCCTTTCTGGACATCAGCACCCAGGGCTCCACCAACATCGTGGTCGTGGCGCCCGGGATCGCGGAAGCCCTGATTACGACGATCGCGGGCCTGGCCGTGGCGATCCCGGCCATGGTGGCGTACAATTACTTCGTGCAGCGGTCGCGGGTGCTGGGCCTGGAACTCGAGGACCTGGCCACCGCGGTCCTGAACATCCTCCAGTTGCGGACCATCGCGGGTAGGCCATGAATTCCTTCGATTTCAATAGCGCGGGTTCGCCCCGCGTCCTTTCGGAAATCAGGGTCACGGCGCTAGTCGACGTCATGACCGTGCTCCTGATCATCTTCATGATCACCACGCCGATGATCCAGAGCGGCGTTCAGGTGGATCTGCCCAGGGCGAGCGCGGCCGCGCCGGATCTCGGCGAGGGCCTCGTCATCACGATAACGAGCGAAGGGTCGCTCTACCTCGAAGACCGGCTGCTTTCGATCGCCCAGTTCGACGGGGTGTTCGGGGAGATCTTCGAGGATCAGCAGGACAAGCCGGTGTTTATCCGCGGAGACGAACAGGTGCCCTACGGCGCCGTCATTGGCGTGCTGGATAAACTCAAGCAGCACGGCGTAACGCAGATTGGCCTTGCGACCAGTCTGAGGCCTTCACGATAATGGCACGCATGATCTGGGCTTCCGGATTCCTGCATATCGCGGTGATCGCCGGGCTGATCGGTTTGAATACCTGGTTGCCCGCGCCGGCGTCGTCGCTGGACCAGCAGGTCTACCGGGTCGATCTCGTAACGCTGAACGAGCGTTCGCCGGTCCAACGTCCGCCCGCGGTCGACGAGGCGTACGAAGTCGTCTCGAAGAAGGAGGCCGCCGCGCCGCAGGAGGAGGCGGCCCTGGCGCTGGAACGGACGCCGCGCCTGGTCTCCGAAGAACCGGACCCCGCACCGGAAGCGCCGCAGACCTTCGAGACCGATTCCCCGGAAATCCGCCTGGACGAGCGGAACTTCGAGTACCCGTACTACCTGGGCATGATGCAGCGGAAGATCCAGCAGCATTTCACCGTGCCCAGGATGCTCGGCGTAACCCAGCTCGAGACGGTCATCTATTTCCGCGTGGTACGGTCCGGCCGGATTACCGGCGTCGTCATGGAGCGTTCGTCTTCCAACGCGGTCTTCGACCTGGCGGCGCAACGGGCGCTGAACGCGGCCGATCCGCTGCCGCCGCTTCCGGAAGGTTACCGAAAGTCCTACCTGGGCGTGCATTTCGCCTTCCAGTACGCGTTGTGAAGCTGCAATGAACGCGTTATGAAGCATCATCGAACGCTCGGGGTGCTATGCCCGTTAACATGAATGGAATACTGTACGGAAGGCTTGAAATGAGAAAACAGCGGAGTGCCTGGACGTCGAGGATCCTGCTGGCG encodes:
- a CDS encoding biopolymer transporter ExbD translates to MNSFDFNSAGSPRVLSEIRVTALVDVMTVLLIIFMITTPMIQSGVQVDLPRASAAAPDLGEGLVITITSEGSLYLEDRLLSIAQFDGVFGEIFEDQQDKPVFIRGDEQVPYGAVIGVLDKLKQHGVTQIGLATSLRPSR
- a CDS encoding TonB C-terminal domain-containing protein, with the protein product MARMIWASGFLHIAVIAGLIGLNTWLPAPASSLDQQVYRVDLVTLNERSPVQRPPAVDEAYEVVSKKEAAAPQEEAALALERTPRLVSEEPDPAPEAPQTFETDSPEIRLDERNFEYPYYLGMMQRKIQQHFTVPRMLGVTQLETVIYFRVVRSGRITGVVMERSSSNAVFDLAAQRALNAADPLPPLPEGYRKSYLGVHFAFQYAL